A genome region from Penaeus vannamei isolate JL-2024 chromosome 20, ASM4276789v1, whole genome shotgun sequence includes the following:
- the LOC113812054 gene encoding proteoglycan 4-like encodes MGSSTLNLTTASQPRSLDPQPHNRLTTQVPRPSTSQPPHNPGPSPLNLTTQFPQPSTLQPRFLDPQPHNRLTTQVPRPSASQPRFLDPQPHIRLTTQVLRPSASQPRSLDPQPHNPGFSTLNLTTDSQPRFLDPQPHNRLTTQVPRPSTSQPRSLDPQPHNPGFSTLNLTTDSQPRFLDPQPHNRLTTQVPRPSTSQPRSLDPQPHNPGFSTLNLTTDSQPTSLDPQPHNRLTTQFPRPSTSQPRSLDPKPKNRLTTQGPRPSTSQSPHNPGSSTLNLTIASQPRFHDRQPHNPGPSPLNLTTQVPRPSTSQPRSLAPQPHNRLTTQGPRPSTSPSPHNPGSSTLNLTTDSQPRVLDPQPHSRLTTQVPRPSTSQPRSLDPQPHNPGPSTLNLTTASQPRSLDPQPHNPGPSTLNLTTASQPSPSTLNLTIQVPRPSTSQPKSLAPQPHNPVSSPLNLTTRDPRPSTHIPRPSTSQPPHNPGPSPLNLTTASQPRSLAPQPHNPGPSPLNLTSQVPRPSTSQPPHNPGPRPSSLAPQPHNRLTTQVPRPSTSQTASQPRSLAPQPLQPPHNPGPSPLNLTIQVPRPSTSQPPHNPGPSPLNLTTASQPRSLAPQPHNRLTTQVPRPSTSQSRSLAPQPHNRLTTQVPRPSTSQPPHNPGPSPLNLTTASQPSFLAPQPHKPGPSTSQPPHNPGPSTSQPPHNPGPSPLNLTTASQPRSSRLNLTTAHNPGPSPLNLTTGPRQPRSLAPQPHNRLTTQVPRPSTSQPPHNPASSPLNLTNQVPQPHNPGPSTSQPRSLNLTTASQPRSLNLTTASQPRSLNLTTASQPRSLAPQPHNRLTTQVPRPWALRRGTEVINYPSDEEKCPRLDS; translated from the exons ATGG GTTCCTCGACCCTCAACCTCACAACCGCCTCACAACCCAGGTCCCTCGACCCTCAACCTCACAACCGCCTCACAACCCAGGTTCCTCGACCCTCAACCTCACAACCGCCTCACAACCCAGGTCCCTCGCCCCTCAATCTCACAACCCAGTTTCCTCAACCCTCAACCTTACAACCCAGGTTCCTCGACCCTCAACCTCACAACCGCCTCACAACCCAGGTCCCTCGACCCTCAGCCTCACAACCCAGGTTCCTCGACCCTCAGCCTCACATCCGCCTCACAACCCAGGTCCTTCGACCCTCAGCCTCACAACCCAGGTCCCTCGACCCTCAACCTCACAACCCAGGTTTCTCGACCCTAAACCTAACAACCGACTCACAACCCAGGTTCCTCGACCCTCAACCTCACAATCGCCTCACAACCCAGGTTCCACGACCCTCAACCTCACAACCCAGGTCCCTCGACCCTCAACCTCACAACCCAGGTTTCTCGACCCTAAACCTAACAACCGACTCACAACCCAGGTTCCTCGACCCTCAACCTCACAATCGCCTCACAACCCAGGTTCCACGACCCTCAACCTCACAACCCAGGTCCCTCGACCCTCAACCTCACAACCCAGGTTTCTCGACCCTAAACCTAACAACCGACTCACAACCCACGTCTCTCGACCCTCAACCTCACAATCGCCTCACAACCCAGTTTCCTCGACCCTCAACCTCACAACCCAGGTCCCTCGACCCTAAACCTAAAAACCGACTCACAACCCAGGGTCCTCGACCCTCAACCTCACAATCGCCTCACAACCCAGGGTCCTCGACCCTCAACCTCACAATCGCCTCACAACCCAGGTTCCACGACCGTCAACCTCACAACCCAGGCCCCTCGCCCCTCAACCTCACAACCCAAGTCCCTCGACCCTCAACCTCACAACCCAGGTCCCTCGCTCCTCAACCTCACAACCGCCTCACAACCCAGGGTCCTCGACCCTCAACCTCACCATCGCCTCACAACCCAGGGTCCTCGACCCTCAACCTCACAACCGACTCACAACCCAGGGTCCTCGACCCTCAACCTCACAGTCGCCTCACAACCCAGGTCCCTCGCCCCTCAACCTCACAACCCAGGTCCCTCGACCCTCAACCTCACAATCCAGGTCCCTCGACCCTCAACCTCACAACCGCCTCACAACCCAGGTCCCTCGACCCTCAACCTCACAATCCAGGTCCCTCGACCCTCAACCTCACAACCGCCTCACAACCCAGTCCCTCGACTCTCAACCTCACAATCCAGGTCCCTCGACCCTCAACCTCACAACCGAAGTCCCTCGCCCCTCAACCTCACAACCCAGTTTCCTCGCCCCTCAACCTCACTACCCGCGACCCTCGCCCCTCAACCCACATCCCTCGCCCCTCAACCTCACAACCGCCTCACAACCCAGGGCCCTCGCCCCTCAACCTCACAACCGCCTCACAACCCAGGTCCCTCGCCCCTCAACCTCACAATCCAGGTCCCTCGCCCCTCAACCTCACAAGCCAGGTCCCTCGCCCCTCAACCTCACAACCGCCTCACAACCCAGGTCCTCGCCCCTC GTCCCTCGCCCCTCAACCTCACAACCGCCTCACAACCCAGGTCCCTCGCCCCTCAACCTCACAAACCGCCTCACAACCCAGGTCCCTCGCCCCTCAACCTCTACAACCGCCTCACAACCCAGGTCCCTCGCCCCTCAACCTCACAATCCAGGTCCCTCGCCCCTCAACCTCACAACCGCCTCACAACCCAGGTCCCTCGCCCCTCAACCTCACAACCGCCTCACAACCCAGGTCCCTCGCCCCTCAACCTCACAACCGCCTCACAACCCAGGTCCCTCGCCCCTCAACCTCACAATCCAGGTCCCTCGCCCCTCAACCTCACAACCGCCTCACAACCCAGGTCCCTCGCCCCTCAACCTCACAACCGCCTCACAACCCAGGTCCCTCGCCCCTCAACCTCACAACCGCCTCACAACCCAGCTTCCTCGCCCCTCAACCTCACAAACCAGGTCCCTCAACCTCACAACCGCCTCACAACCCAGGTCCCTCAACCTCACAACCGCCTCACAACCCAGGTCCCTCGCCCCTCAACCTCACAACCGCCTCACAACCCAGGTCCTCTCGCCTCAACCTCACAACCGCTCACAATCCAGGTCCCTCGCCCCTCAACCTCACAACCGGGCCTCGACAACCCAGGTCCCTCGCCCCTCAACCTCACAACCGCCTCACAACCCAGGTCCCTCGCCCCTCAACCTCACAACCGCCTCACAACCCAGCTTCCTCGCCCCTCAACCTCACAAACCAGGTCCCTCAACCTCACAACCCAGGTCCCTCAACCTCACAACCCAGGTCCCTCAACCTCACAACCGCCTCACAACCCAGGTCCCTCAACCTCACAACCGCCTCACAACCCAGGTCCCTCAACCTCACAACCGCCTCACAACCCAGGTCCCTCGCCCCTCAACCTCACAACCGCCTCACAACCCAGGTCCCTCGACCCTGGGCCCTGAGACGCGGCACGGAGGTCATCAACTACCCGAGTGACGAGGAAAAATGCCCCCGACTTGACTCTTGA